A region of Photobacterium sanguinicancri DNA encodes the following proteins:
- a CDS encoding sugar diacid recognition domain-containing protein, with protein MQLNATIARQIVERTMKIIHYSVNVMDEQGRIIGSGDPSRINQRHEGAILAINDNRVVEINQATANQLKGVKPGINLPILFHDRVIGVIGISAIPEEVRNYGELVKMTAELIVEQAALMAQIQWDKRHREELVLQLINGSKLNESQLTAMAERLNLDLSQPRIAAIVKVFPSKGQQLSLEHLQRVVHLLEHPERDNLVGIVSVSLNEVVVLKPITIDGDDWSKEAELQRAKKLMRRVAQDNSFTIKIALGGYFPSLQGLAKSYLTAQATLDADIADNNILFYQDYMLPVLLSGLKKDPWRHEQLCAPLQKLNNCDPRGVLLKTLKTFFIQNCDLAQTCQQLHIHRNTLRYRMEKIEQLTSLNINKIQDKTHLYLAVLNNC; from the coding sequence ATGCAACTCAATGCCACCATTGCTCGTCAAATTGTTGAGCGCACCATGAAGATTATTCATTACTCAGTGAATGTCATGGACGAACAAGGCCGCATTATTGGTTCTGGCGATCCATCTCGCATCAATCAGCGTCATGAAGGGGCGATTCTGGCGATCAACGATAACCGTGTTGTCGAAATCAATCAGGCCACCGCTAACCAACTTAAAGGCGTAAAACCGGGGATCAACCTGCCTATCTTATTCCATGATAGGGTCATTGGCGTTATCGGCATCTCAGCGATACCTGAAGAGGTGAGAAATTACGGTGAGTTAGTCAAAATGACCGCTGAGCTTATTGTTGAACAAGCTGCGCTCATGGCACAAATTCAATGGGATAAACGCCATCGTGAAGAGTTAGTGTTACAGTTGATCAATGGCAGTAAACTCAATGAAAGCCAGCTAACTGCCATGGCTGAGCGTCTTAATTTGGACTTATCCCAACCGCGTATTGCCGCCATCGTTAAAGTCTTCCCTTCCAAAGGCCAGCAACTGTCGCTTGAACATTTACAAAGAGTTGTTCATTTATTAGAGCATCCTGAACGCGATAACCTGGTTGGCATTGTATCTGTGTCACTCAATGAGGTCGTGGTACTCAAACCCATCACTATCGATGGTGATGATTGGTCGAAAGAAGCCGAACTCCAGCGAGCCAAGAAATTAATGAGACGGGTCGCACAAGACAACAGCTTTACCATCAAAATTGCACTAGGCGGCTACTTCCCCTCTCTGCAGGGGTTGGCAAAATCTTACCTTACCGCACAAGCAACACTCGATGCCGATATTGCTGATAATAATATCTTGTTTTACCAAGACTACATGCTGCCGGTGTTGCTCTCTGGATTGAAAAAAGATCCTTGGCGACACGAACAATTGTGCGCTCCGTTGCAAAAATTAAATAACTGTGACCCACGTGGTGTACTGCTAAAAACCTTGAAGACATTTTTTATCCAAAATTGTGATTTAGCTCAAACCTGCCAACAACTCCATATTCATCGTAATACGCTCAGATACCGAATGGAAAAAATAGAACAATTAACTTCATTAAATATCAATAAGATACAAGACAAAACCCACCTTTACCTTGCAGTGCTAAACAACTGCTAA
- a CDS encoding YacL family protein codes for MDYEFKKNTLDGSYHAVFSMGHEALGRWLIEEVGKDFTKMDSVLAQIGALKNSTQEWRLIGDELTLSLQDHEALIQANFLFSEDDDEYEEDLHLYDEESMSLCGFEDFTLVLEAWRAFVTRF; via the coding sequence ATGGATTACGAATTTAAAAAAAATACCTTAGATGGTAGCTATCATGCGGTATTTTCTATGGGTCATGAAGCCCTTGGCCGCTGGTTAATTGAAGAAGTAGGTAAAGACTTTACCAAAATGGATTCGGTATTGGCGCAAATTGGTGCATTGAAAAATAGTACCCAAGAATGGCGGTTGATTGGCGATGAGCTAACGTTGAGTCTGCAAGATCATGAAGCGTTGATTCAGGCTAACTTTTTGTTTTCAGAAGATGATGACGAATACGAAGAAGATCTTCACTTATACGATGAGGAAAGTATGTCGTTATGCGGATTTGAAGATTTCACGCTGGTATTAGAGGCATGGCGAGCGTTTGTGACCCGTTTTTGA
- a CDS encoding P-II family nitrogen regulator, with amino-acid sequence MKLINAIIKPFKLDDVREALADVGVEGMTVSEVKGFGRQKGHTELYRGAEYQVDFLPKVKLEIATQAENLDAIVEAIANAAQTGKIGDGKIFVYDLNHAVRIRTGETDTEAL; translated from the coding sequence ATGAAACTAATTAATGCGATTATCAAGCCATTTAAACTTGACGATGTCCGTGAAGCGCTAGCCGATGTAGGTGTTGAGGGGATGACGGTTTCTGAGGTGAAAGGTTTTGGGCGCCAGAAAGGTCACACCGAATTATACCGGGGGGCAGAGTATCAAGTGGATTTTTTACCCAAGGTTAAGCTTGAAATTGCCACACAGGCTGAAAACTTAGATGCGATTGTTGAGGCGATAGCGAATGCTGCGCAAACCGGAAAAATCGGTGACGGTAAAATTTTCGTATACGACTTAAATCATGCGGTGCGTATTCGTACCGGTGAAACAGACACTGAAGCGCTTTAA
- a CDS encoding ammonium transporter — protein sequence MELSTTVTELRYALDTFFFLMSGALVMWMAAGFAMLEAGLVRSKNTTEILTKNICLYAIACTTYLVVGYNIMYVDNGEGGWLPSIGMLIGSQAEGADHSLESDFFFQVVFVATAMSVVSGAVAERMKLWSFLIFSIILTAFIYPMEGYWTWGGGFLSEAGFSDFAGSGIVHMAGASAALAGVILLGARKGKYGKNGEIYPIPGSNMPLATLGTFILWFGWFGFNGGSQLMVSDFENATAVGQIFLNTNAAAAAGAIAALAVCKTTWGKADLTMVLNGALAGLVAITADPLSPSPLAAVAIGVAAGALVVFSIIGLDKVKIDDPVGAISVHGVCGFFGLMVVPFSNADASFGAQLLGAVVIFGWVFGASLAVWAVLKATMGIRVTEEEELEGMDTHDCGVDAYPEFVSVK from the coding sequence ATGGAATTATCAACCACAGTAACTGAGTTGCGTTATGCGCTCGATACTTTTTTCTTTCTAATGTCAGGGGCATTAGTCATGTGGATGGCAGCAGGATTTGCCATGTTAGAAGCGGGTTTGGTGCGCTCTAAAAATACCACTGAAATTTTAACCAAAAATATTTGTTTATATGCCATCGCCTGTACGACTTACTTGGTTGTTGGTTACAACATTATGTATGTCGACAACGGTGAAGGAGGCTGGCTTCCTTCTATCGGGATGCTGATTGGTAGCCAAGCAGAAGGAGCTGATCACTCATTAGAATCCGACTTCTTCTTCCAAGTTGTGTTTGTTGCAACAGCGATGTCAGTTGTTTCTGGTGCAGTAGCAGAGCGTATGAAATTATGGTCGTTCCTCATTTTCTCAATCATTTTGACGGCCTTTATTTATCCAATGGAAGGATACTGGACATGGGGTGGTGGTTTCTTATCAGAAGCCGGTTTTAGTGACTTCGCAGGCTCAGGTATTGTGCATATGGCTGGCGCATCAGCGGCCTTAGCTGGAGTGATTTTGCTGGGAGCTCGTAAAGGTAAATACGGTAAAAATGGTGAAATTTATCCGATTCCGGGTTCAAACATGCCGTTGGCAACATTAGGGACTTTTATTCTGTGGTTTGGTTGGTTTGGCTTTAATGGCGGCTCACAACTGATGGTTTCTGATTTTGAAAACGCAACAGCAGTGGGGCAAATCTTCTTAAATACCAATGCCGCCGCCGCAGCAGGTGCCATTGCAGCACTAGCAGTGTGTAAAACAACGTGGGGTAAAGCGGATTTAACTATGGTGTTGAATGGTGCATTAGCGGGCTTGGTTGCGATTACTGCAGATCCATTGTCACCATCACCGCTTGCAGCGGTAGCGATTGGTGTTGCGGCTGGTGCATTGGTTGTCTTTAGTATTATCGGTTTAGATAAAGTGAAGATTGATGATCCAGTTGGTGCTATTTCAGTCCACGGTGTTTGTGGTTTCTTTGGTCTGATGGTTGTGCCATTTAGTAATGCCGATGCCTCGTTTGGTGCTCAGCTACTAGGCGCCGTTGTTATTTTTGGCTGGGTCTTTGGTGCGAGCTTAGCGGTATGGGCTGTGCTAAAAGCGACCATGGGGATTCGTGTGACCGAAGAAGAAGAGCTTGAAGGGATGGATACTCATGACTGTGGTGTTGATGCATACCCTGAGTTTGTTAGCGTGAAGTAA
- a CDS encoding Fe(3+) ABC transporter substrate-binding protein, producing the protein MKKLLASAIFCALAAPQVATAAEEVNVYSYRQPFLVEPMFNEFTKDTGIKVNVKFAKKGLSEKLQQEGEYSPADVILTTDISRLVELVNKDLVQPVDSKVIESNVPAQYRDNDDEWFALTLRARNVYSSRDRVGRLPADFDYANLADPEWKGKICTRSGKHPYNVSLVSSMIAHHGEVEAKEWLEGLKANLARKPQGNDRAQVKAVKEGLCDIAIGNSYYLGKMVNDEKQKSWAEAVYINFPGQKASGTHVNVSGMAMAKYAPNKESAQKLMEFLTDDKAQQMYAEVNYEYPVKEGVKRSELVASWGDFDADTLSLEKVAEYHNAAIKLLDEVKFDL; encoded by the coding sequence ATGAAAAAGCTGTTAGCTTCGGCAATTTTCTGTGCTTTGGCAGCACCTCAGGTAGCAACTGCTGCTGAAGAAGTAAACGTATACTCTTACCGTCAACCTTTCCTCGTTGAGCCTATGTTCAACGAATTTACTAAAGATACAGGCATTAAAGTAAACGTTAAGTTTGCAAAGAAAGGCTTATCAGAAAAGCTGCAGCAAGAAGGTGAATACAGCCCTGCAGACGTAATCTTAACAACAGATATTAGCCGTCTTGTTGAATTGGTAAATAAAGATCTTGTTCAACCTGTTGATAGCAAAGTAATTGAAAGTAACGTACCTGCTCAATACCGTGATAACGATGATGAGTGGTTTGCTTTAACCCTGCGCGCTCGTAATGTGTATTCATCACGCGATCGTGTTGGTCGTTTACCGGCTGATTTCGATTATGCAAATCTTGCAGATCCTGAGTGGAAAGGCAAAATTTGTACCCGTTCTGGTAAGCACCCATACAACGTTTCTTTAGTGTCTTCGATGATTGCTCATCACGGTGAAGTTGAAGCAAAAGAGTGGCTCGAAGGCTTAAAAGCAAACCTTGCGCGTAAGCCACAAGGTAATGACCGAGCACAAGTTAAAGCCGTTAAAGAAGGCTTATGTGATATCGCGATTGGTAACAGCTACTACTTAGGTAAAATGGTTAACGACGAAAAGCAAAAGTCGTGGGCTGAAGCGGTATACATCAACTTCCCTGGTCAAAAAGCGAGTGGCACCCACGTAAACGTGAGTGGCATGGCAATGGCTAAGTATGCACCAAACAAAGAAAGCGCCCAGAAGCTGATGGAATTCTTAACGGATGACAAGGCGCAGCAAATGTACGCAGAAGTAAACTATGAATACCCAGTAAAAGAGGGCGTTAAGCGCTCTGAGCTAGTGGCATCGTGGGGTGACTTCGATGCGGATACACTTTCATTAGAGAAAGTGGCCGAATACCACAATGCAGCGATTAAACTTCTGGATGAAGTGAAGTTTGATCTGTAA
- a CDS encoding ABC transporter permease codes for MKDKYIFWRTSSWGLSLLLVLPILAIFVTAMGESDDVFAHLMNTVMGTYTANTFWLVVGTLLLALLFGLPSAWIMAMCRIPGEKVLQWSLVLPLAMPGYIVGYIYTDWFDYAGPIQIFLRDTFGWQSVHDYWFPDIRSLGGACLVLALVLYPYIYLLARAAFMEQSVSLLQSARLLRCSPWESFRRISLPLARPSIAVGMSLVAMETLGDFGTVSYFAVNTLTTAVYDTWLGYSNLNAAAKISAIMLVVIFLLISAERFSRRKQKLFQQQFEHGDDVRYTLSGAKKWFAVIWCWGLVSLAFIFPILQLGYYAFHYFAESWTTEFQQYSINSLFVSIVAAVIAVGLALVVNFYCRLDGRSKTAIPMRLSSLGYAVPGTVLAIGVMIPLTSADHLVNDFARDWGLGRPGLIFSGTMVAIIFAFVVRFAAVAIGSIESSLSKIPPSLDMASKTMGFASTAMLRRVHLPLIRRGCLIAGLLVFIESMKELNAALLLRPFNFETLATYVFNFASDEQLELAALPAILLVVVGLIPLVMVNRSLEQKH; via the coding sequence ATGAAAGATAAATATATATTCTGGCGAACCAGTAGTTGGGGGCTTTCCCTGCTGCTGGTTTTGCCTATTTTGGCGATCTTCGTGACCGCTATGGGTGAAAGCGATGACGTGTTCGCTCACCTGATGAATACCGTAATGGGTACTTATACGGCCAATACTTTCTGGTTGGTGGTAGGTACGCTATTGCTTGCTTTGTTGTTTGGTCTTCCTTCGGCTTGGATCATGGCAATGTGCCGTATACCAGGCGAAAAAGTACTGCAGTGGTCGCTCGTGCTGCCATTAGCCATGCCCGGTTATATTGTTGGTTATATCTATACCGACTGGTTTGACTACGCGGGCCCTATTCAAATTTTCCTCCGTGATACCTTTGGCTGGCAGTCTGTTCATGATTATTGGTTTCCTGATATTCGCAGCTTAGGCGGCGCCTGCTTAGTGCTTGCCCTTGTGCTTTACCCTTATATCTACTTACTAGCGCGTGCTGCTTTTATGGAGCAAAGTGTCAGCTTATTGCAGTCAGCTCGGCTATTACGTTGTTCGCCATGGGAAAGCTTTCGTCGTATTTCACTGCCGTTAGCGCGTCCTTCTATAGCGGTCGGTATGTCGTTGGTCGCGATGGAAACCTTGGGTGACTTTGGCACCGTGAGTTATTTTGCGGTGAATACCTTAACCACGGCGGTGTATGACACTTGGCTGGGGTATTCCAACTTGAATGCGGCAGCTAAGATTTCAGCCATTATGCTGGTGGTGATCTTTTTATTGATCAGTGCGGAGCGCTTTAGTCGTCGAAAACAAAAGTTATTTCAGCAGCAATTTGAGCATGGTGATGATGTTCGTTATACCTTAAGCGGTGCTAAAAAGTGGTTTGCTGTGATCTGGTGTTGGGGCTTGGTCAGCTTAGCGTTTATCTTCCCGATCCTTCAACTTGGCTATTATGCATTCCATTATTTTGCAGAAAGTTGGACCACAGAGTTTCAGCAATACAGCATCAATAGTTTGTTTGTTTCCATTGTTGCTGCAGTGATCGCGGTGGGTTTAGCACTAGTTGTGAACTTTTATTGTCGCTTAGACGGTCGCTCAAAGACGGCGATTCCAATGCGATTATCGTCATTGGGCTATGCGGTTCCAGGGACAGTTTTAGCTATTGGAGTGATGATCCCGCTAACGTCTGCGGATCATTTGGTGAATGATTTCGCGCGTGATTGGGGGCTTGGTCGTCCGGGGTTAATTTTCTCTGGCACTATGGTGGCGATTATATTTGCTTTTGTGGTGCGATTTGCCGCTGTGGCAATCGGCAGTATTGAAAGTAGTCTATCGAAGATCCCACCGTCGTTGGACATGGCATCGAAAACCATGGGGTTTGCGTCTACCGCGATGTTGCGCCGAGTACACTTGCCGTTGATCCGTCGTGGTTGTTTGATTGCAGGTTTGCTGGTGTTCATTGAGTCAATGAAAGAACTGAACGCTGCCTTGCTATTACGCCCGTTTAATTTTGAAACCTTAGCAACTTATGTATTTAACTTTGCTTCTGATGAGCAGCTTGAATTAGCCGCTTTACCTGCAATTTTATTGGTTGTTGTTGGCTTGATCCCTCTGGTGATGGTTAACCGTTCTTTGGAGCAAAAGCACTGA
- a CDS encoding ABC transporter ATP-binding protein produces MSYALSVQDLTCRYNGQAVLKNLSLPVEQNEIVCLLGASGCGKTTLLKAIAGLLPLDSGTMHIQGRTVADTTTWLPPEKRNIGMIFQDYALFPHLTVAENIAFGLRDWDKTRVVNKINDMLELVHLTGLDARYPHQLSGGQQQRVAIARALACEPDLILLDEPFSNIDTQVRHGLIKDIRRIFKKQGVTAIFVTHSREEAFAFADRMAVMNNGVIEQFGTSTELYYRPSSRFVAEFLGSSSYLPAKVQQDHLATPLGEVALAASHPYCNESNVEWLLRPQNLKVKPDESGECVIIEQQFMGDSCRYTVDLQGHRLVVNSNLLLQVGEKVSLRVEPHEPVLFAATA; encoded by the coding sequence ATGAGTTATGCATTATCTGTCCAAGACCTGACATGCCGTTATAACGGCCAAGCGGTATTGAAGAACCTTTCTCTACCGGTAGAGCAGAACGAGATTGTTTGTCTATTAGGTGCGAGTGGCTGTGGTAAAACAACCTTGCTTAAAGCCATTGCAGGTCTATTACCATTAGACTCTGGCACTATGCATATCCAAGGTAGAACCGTAGCGGATACGACCACTTGGCTACCGCCAGAAAAGCGCAATATCGGTATGATCTTCCAAGATTACGCCTTATTTCCCCACCTGACGGTAGCCGAAAATATAGCCTTTGGTTTACGTGATTGGGATAAAACCCGCGTTGTTAATAAAATCAACGACATGCTGGAGCTGGTACACCTTACTGGACTTGATGCTCGTTACCCTCATCAGTTATCGGGTGGTCAGCAACAGCGTGTGGCAATTGCACGTGCTTTGGCCTGTGAGCCGGATTTAATTTTATTGGATGAACCGTTTTCGAATATTGATACCCAAGTTCGCCATGGGCTGATCAAGGACATTCGCCGTATTTTCAAAAAGCAGGGTGTAACTGCGATCTTTGTTACCCATAGTCGAGAAGAAGCTTTTGCATTTGCAGATCGTATGGCAGTGATGAACAACGGTGTTATTGAGCAATTTGGTACATCGACTGAGCTGTATTACCGTCCAAGTAGCCGTTTTGTCGCTGAATTCTTGGGTAGCAGCTCATATTTACCGGCCAAGGTGCAACAAGATCATCTGGCAACGCCATTAGGTGAAGTTGCCTTAGCCGCCAGCCACCCTTATTGCAATGAAAGTAATGTTGAATGGTTACTGCGTCCGCAAAACCTGAAGGTTAAACCTGATGAGAGTGGAGAGTGTGTGATCATCGAGCAGCAATTCATGGGTGACAGCTGTCGCTACACCGTTGATCTGCAAGGTCATCGCTTGGTGGTGAATTCTAATTTATTACTGCAAGTGGGTGAGAAGGTATCGTTAAGAGTTGAGCCTCATGAGCCCGTCTTGTTTGCCGCGACGGCATAG
- a CDS encoding TetR/AcrR family transcriptional regulator: MDTITKKTRTRLSPEKRKQQLLDYALDVFARRGIGRAGHADIAEMANVSVATVFNYFPTREALVEEVLSQVENHFNLLLNQCLGEPDKTLSARLTCISHNLIDAVIDQKDWIKVWFEWSTSVRDDIWPHFITGNKNSLKQITEMFAEAIESGEITADRDPKQLGGLLHGICYVLYLHTNLHPDQAQMREQAEQYLANIYHKA, from the coding sequence ATGGATACCATCACTAAAAAAACGCGTACACGTTTATCACCAGAAAAGCGCAAACAACAACTTCTTGACTATGCGCTAGACGTTTTCGCTCGACGTGGTATTGGCCGTGCGGGTCATGCCGATATCGCAGAAATGGCCAATGTTTCTGTCGCGACTGTTTTCAATTACTTTCCAACTCGTGAAGCACTGGTTGAAGAAGTCCTGTCGCAAGTCGAAAATCATTTTAACCTGCTGCTAAACCAGTGTCTCGGTGAGCCAGATAAAACCTTGTCTGCACGTTTAACCTGTATCAGTCATAACTTAATCGATGCTGTGATCGACCAAAAAGATTGGATCAAAGTATGGTTTGAGTGGAGTACTTCCGTACGTGACGACATCTGGCCACATTTCATTACCGGTAATAAAAACAGCCTGAAACAAATCACTGAAATGTTTGCTGAAGCCATTGAGAGTGGTGAAATCACCGCAGATCGCGATCCTAAACAGCTTGGTGGCCTGCTTCATGGCATTTGTTACGTACTTTACCTTCATACCAACCTGCACCCAGATCAGGCGCAGATGCGTGAGCAAGCTGAGCAATATCTCGCTAATATTTACCACAAAGCATAA
- the hpt gene encoding hypoxanthine phosphoribosyltransferase produces MKHTVEVMISEQDVQARVKELGKQITEHYKGSEDLVMVGLLRGSFVFMADLARAIDLPHEVDFMTASSYGNTMESTRDVRILKDLDDDIKGKDVLLVEDIIDTGNTLSKVCEILSIREPNSIRICTLLDKPERREVHVNVDWFGFTIPDEFVVGVGIDYAQKYRHLPFIGKVVPLEG; encoded by the coding sequence ATGAAGCATACAGTTGAAGTAATGATTTCTGAGCAGGATGTTCAGGCACGTGTTAAAGAGCTAGGAAAGCAAATTACCGAGCACTATAAAGGGTCAGAAGATTTAGTCATGGTAGGTTTACTACGTGGCTCATTTGTTTTCATGGCTGACTTAGCGCGTGCTATCGATCTACCGCACGAAGTTGATTTCATGACTGCTTCTAGTTACGGCAATACGATGGAAAGTACGCGTGATGTACGCATCCTGAAAGACTTAGACGATGATATTAAAGGCAAAGATGTTTTGCTGGTTGAAGATATTATCGATACCGGTAATACCCTAAGTAAAGTTTGCGAAATCCTATCTATTCGTGAACCAAACTCAATCCGTATTTGTACCTTGCTTGATAAGCCAGAGCGCCGTGAAGTACACGTGAACGTTGACTGGTTTGGTTTTACGATTCCAGATGAGTTTGTTGTTGGCGTAGGCATCGACTACGCACAAAAATACCGTCACTTACCCTTCATTGGTAAAGTGGTTCCACTAGAAGGTTAA
- the can gene encoding carbonate dehydratase, whose translation MADIKQLFANNLSWSENIKDETPEFFTHLAKSQHPEYLWIGCSDSRVPAERLTGLDSGELFVHRNVANQVIHTDLNCLSVVQYAVDVLKVRHIIICGHYGCGGVTAAIENPQLGLINNWLLHIRDLYLKHRSDIGALPREERDNKLCEINVASQVYNLGNSTIMQQAWERGQKVKIHGWIYGINNGVLRDLGMTSTSRESLEVNYQAAMSSILPSSEV comes from the coding sequence ATGGCAGATATTAAGCAATTATTCGCAAACAACCTCTCTTGGTCTGAAAATATCAAGGATGAAACTCCCGAGTTCTTTACCCACTTAGCAAAATCACAACATCCAGAATACCTTTGGATTGGCTGCTCTGACAGCCGTGTTCCTGCCGAGCGACTTACTGGCCTCGATTCAGGTGAGTTATTCGTTCACCGTAATGTTGCCAACCAAGTTATCCATACCGACTTAAATTGTCTTTCTGTCGTGCAATACGCAGTCGACGTACTGAAAGTCCGCCATATCATTATATGTGGTCACTACGGCTGTGGTGGCGTCACTGCAGCGATTGAAAACCCACAATTAGGTTTAATCAACAACTGGCTACTGCATATTCGCGATCTGTATTTAAAGCACCGTTCTGATATTGGTGCGTTACCACGTGAAGAGCGTGACAACAAACTGTGCGAGATCAATGTGGCATCACAGGTGTATAACCTGGGTAACTCCACCATCATGCAACAAGCCTGGGAACGTGGTCAAAAAGTGAAAATTCACGGCTGGATCTACGGTATTAACAATGGTGTTTTACGTGATTTAGGCATGACATCCACTAGCCGCGAATCATTGGAAGTCAATTACCAAGCAGCAATGTCCTCTATTCTACCAAGTAGTGAAGTGTAA
- a CDS encoding ABC transporter ATP-binding protein produces the protein MNALEIKNVNKTYKGGVKALKNMSLNVEAGDFFALLGPNGAGKSTTIGIISSLVNKTSGDVKVFGYDLDREVVEAKNHLGLVPQEFNFNQFETVEQIIINQAGYYGVERDLAKERTKKYLTQLDLWEKRHERARNLSGGMKRRLMIARALVHEPKLLILDEPTAGVDIELRRSMWAFLRRINEEGVTIILTTHYLEEAEMLCRNIGIINHGELVENTSMKDLLSKLEVETFILDVNLNGNKPDLGDVKWRMPDNHTLEIDIQKGMGLNSIFTQLTTQGIDVLSMRNKANRLEELFVTLVAQSEKQGKQS, from the coding sequence ATGAACGCTTTAGAAATAAAAAATGTAAACAAAACTTACAAGGGTGGCGTTAAGGCATTGAAAAATATGAGCCTTAATGTCGAAGCTGGCGATTTTTTTGCTTTGCTTGGTCCCAATGGTGCTGGTAAATCGACAACGATAGGCATCATTAGTTCATTGGTGAATAAGACTTCAGGTGACGTAAAGGTCTTTGGCTATGATTTAGATCGTGAAGTGGTGGAAGCGAAAAATCATCTCGGTTTAGTGCCGCAAGAGTTCAACTTTAACCAGTTTGAAACGGTTGAGCAGATCATCATAAATCAGGCGGGTTACTACGGTGTTGAGCGTGATTTAGCGAAAGAGCGTACTAAGAAGTACCTGACTCAACTCGATTTGTGGGAAAAACGTCATGAGCGTGCGCGTAACCTTTCTGGTGGTATGAAACGTCGCTTAATGATTGCCCGAGCTTTGGTGCACGAGCCAAAACTGTTGATCCTTGATGAACCGACTGCTGGTGTTGATATTGAACTTCGTCGTTCTATGTGGGCATTCCTTCGTAGGATCAACGAAGAAGGGGTAACGATCATTCTCACGACTCACTATCTCGAAGAAGCAGAAATGCTGTGTCGTAATATCGGCATCATTAATCATGGTGAGTTAGTCGAAAATACCAGTATGAAAGACTTACTGAGTAAGCTCGAAGTGGAGACCTTCATTTTAGATGTTAATTTGAATGGAAATAAGCCCGATCTCGGCGATGTGAAGTGGCGCATGCCGGATAACCATACTTTAGAAATTGATATTCAAAAGGGAATGGGGCTCAACAGTATCTTTACTCAACTCACAACCCAAGGTATTGATGTTCTATCAATGCGCAATAAGGCTAACCGTTTAGAAGAGTTGTTTGTCACCTTAGTCGCACAAAGTGAAAAACAAGGGAAGCAATCATGA
- a CDS encoding ABC transporter permease gives MRHQYWIAFKSLISKEVSRFARIWVQTLVPPAITMTLYFIIFGSLIGSRIGEMNGFSYMEYIVPGLIMMSVITNSYSNVASSFFSAKFQHNIEELLVAPVPNYIIIAGYVGGGVLRGIGVGFIVTIVSLFFVDLQIAHLWVIIATVLLTSIVFSLGGLINAVYARTFDDISIIPTFILTPLTYLGGVFYSISLLPEFWQGVSKLNPIVYMVNAFRYGFLGVSDVGIGTSFAVLAAFILGLYAFAYYLISRGIGLRS, from the coding sequence ATGAGACACCAATACTGGATCGCTTTTAAAAGTTTGATTAGCAAAGAAGTGAGCCGCTTTGCCCGTATTTGGGTGCAAACCTTGGTACCGCCCGCTATCACAATGACATTATATTTCATCATTTTTGGTAGTCTGATAGGCAGCCGTATCGGTGAAATGAATGGCTTTAGTTACATGGAATATATAGTGCCGGGTTTGATCATGATGTCGGTGATCACTAACTCGTATTCTAATGTTGCCTCATCGTTCTTTAGTGCTAAATTCCAGCATAACATTGAAGAGTTATTGGTTGCTCCTGTACCTAACTACATCATCATTGCAGGGTATGTTGGCGGTGGTGTACTACGTGGGATCGGTGTTGGCTTTATCGTGACGATTGTTTCACTGTTTTTTGTTGATCTGCAAATTGCTCACCTTTGGGTGATCATCGCCACTGTGCTTCTGACCTCGATTGTTTTTTCGCTTGGCGGTTTGATCAATGCCGTGTATGCACGCACCTTCGATGATATCAGTATTATTCCTACGTTTATTCTGACGCCATTAACGTATTTAGGCGGTGTGTTTTACTCGATCAGTTTGTTGCCTGAGTTCTGGCAAGGTGTGTCAAAACTTAACCCTATCGTTTATATGGTTAACGCCTTCCGTTACGGTTTCTTGGGGGTTTCAGATGTTGGGATAGGCACATCATTTGCGGTATTAGCGGCGTTTATCCTAGGCTTATACGCTTTTGCTTACTATCTGATTTCTCGCGGTATTGGTTTACGTTCTTAA